The following are from one region of the Melospiza melodia melodia isolate bMelMel2 chromosome 14, bMelMel2.pri, whole genome shotgun sequence genome:
- the LOC134424972 gene encoding LOW QUALITY PROTEIN: protocadherin gamma-B5-like (The sequence of the model RefSeq protein was modified relative to this genomic sequence to represent the inferred CDS: inserted 1 base in 1 codon), giving the protein MASKFSFVFMVKLKAVNAEAPGAGAAAEPRPKPGALERGRAAAAVSRRRLRVSLLAAAERRWSRRRRSVLPPQAARSPGAGRSGSGTDSSSGGGERRPEQWRQGSGRRQERGERSGQRMAVRRRQRLGPGGGRALPAALLLLLVCVWCRAAAERVRYAIAEELGRGSLVGPLARDLGLSADELPARKLRLSEEKQYFTVNEENGNLYVNERLDREEMCGESATCSVSFEVLVHNPLNVFHVEVAIEDVNDNSPTFSKAFLYLEIGEWIPPGARFPLEMARDEDAGSNSLLTYQLTSNPSFSLVMKESPDGSKQPELVLERALDREKQSSFELVLMAVDGGDPARSGTVQVRINVTDANDNPPVFSKSLYEARVAENLPVGSLVLRVQATDADTASNGLVSYSFSNVPDNIRALFTVDSNSGEVRTVGPLDFEEKNTYIFGLEATDGGGLTAHCKAQIDITDENDNAPEITILSLSSPVPEDAPTGTVVAVLKVWDRDSGENGQVSCELSGEAPLSIVASSGGSYKVVTSGALDREQASEHRVTVVARDRGRPARRSSRELVLEVSDVNDNAPVFEEAAYSAYVAENNAAGALVLRVQARDADAGANGRVSYWLAGGSAGAAGAAPLVSVEARSGALYAQRSLDYEQCREFTVAVRAQDGGSPARSSTATVRVFVLDRNDNAPRVLWPAAAGPGEAAGGAASAPFEVVPRSAEAGYLVAKVVAVDADAGRNAWLSYELVQASEXALFRVGLHSGEVRTARDVGERDAAKQRLVAVVKDHGQPALSATATLHVVLAESLQEALPELSERPAGAEAAAAAAELQFYLVLALALLSALLVLSVALAVLARLRRAEPPAVLRCLGAQRFSLAGAAFPADFCEGTLPYSYNLCVPPPARAVPEAAWPPPPPVPILSAEELLCEEPLEKPSSNSSAVEGEVPANPDAPQVCETV; this is encoded by the exons ATGGCATCAAAATTTTCGTTTGTGTTTATGGTGAAACTGAAGGCTGTGAATGCAGA AGCCCCCGGGGCCGGTGCAGCCGCTGAGCCCCGCCCAAAGCCGGGCGCCCTTGAGCGCGGCCGTGCGGCGGCTGCAGTGTCGCGGCGGCGCCTCCGGGTGTCGCTGTTGGCCGCCGCCGAGCGCCgctggagccgccgccgccgcagcgtcCTGCCCCCGCAGGCTGCTCGCTCGCCCGGCGCCGGCCGCAGCGGCAGCGGCACcgacagcagcagcggcggcggcgagaGGCGGCCCGAGCAGT ggagGCAGGGCAGCGGCAGGAGGCAGGAGCGCGGCGAGCGCAGCGGGCAGAGAATGGCGGTGAGGCGGCGGCAGAGGCTTGGGCCGGGCGGCGGGCGAGCGCTGCCggccgcgctgctgctgctgctggtgtgcGTGTGGTGCCGGGCGGCGGCCGAGCGGGTCCGCTACGCCATCGCCGAGGAGCTGGGCAGAGGCTCGCTCGTGGGGCCGCTGGCGCGGGACCTGGGGCTCAGCGCGGACGAGCTGCCGGCGCGCAAGCTGCGGCTGAGCGAGGAGAAGCAATACTTCACGGTGAATGAGGAGAACGGGAACCTGTACGTGAACGAGAGGCTGGACCGGGAGGAGATGTGCGGCGAGTCGGCGACCTGCTCTGTCAGCTTCGAGGTGCTGGTGCACAACCCGCTGAACGTTTTCCACGTCGAAGTGGCGATCGAGGACGTGAACGACAACTCCCCGACCTTCAGCAAAGCTTTTCTGTATCTCGAGATCGGTGAATGGATCCCTCCTGGTGCTCGTTTTCCGCTGGAGATGGCCCGAGATGAGGACGCAGGAAGCAATTCGCTGCTCACTTACCAGCTCACCAGCAACCCGTCCTTCTCTCTGGTCATGAAGGAGAGCCCTGACGGAAGCAAGCAGCCGGAATTGGTGCTGGAGAGAGCTTTGGACCGGGAGAAGCAGAGTTCCTTTGAGCTGGTGCTGATGGCAGTGGATGGCGGGGATCCCGCGAGATCTGGGACTGTCCAGGTGCGCATAAACGTTACTGATGCCAATGACAACCCGCCCGTGTTCAGCAAAAGCCTCTACGAGGCGAGGGTAGCGGAAAATCTGCCAgtggggtctctggttttgcggGTACAGGCGACAGATGCAGACACGGCTTCCAATGGGCTGGTCTCCTATTCATTCAGCAACGTCCCGGACAACATCCGTGCTTTGTTCACTGTCGACAGCAACAGCGGCGAGGTCAGGACGGTGGGTCCCCTCGATTTCGAGGAAAAGAATACATACATCTTCGGCCTTGAGGCGACGGACGGAGGCGGGTTGACGGCTCACTGCAAGGCGCAAATAGATATCACGGACGAGAACGACAACGCCCCGGAAATCACGATTCTGTCGCTGTCGAGCCCGGTACCCGAGGACGCCCCGACTGGCACGGTGGTGGCCGTGCTGAAAGTGTGGGACAGAGACTCCGGCGAGAACGGTCAGGTGTCGTGCGAGCTGTCGGGAGAGGCTCCGCTGTCGATCGTGGCGTCGTCGGGGGGCTCGTACAAGGTGGTGACATCGGGCGCGCTGGACCGCGAGCAGGCGTCGGAGCATCGCGTGACGGTGGTGGCCCGGGACCGGGGCAGGCCGGCGCGgcggagcagcagggagctggtgctggaggtgtcggacgtgaacgacaacgcgccggtgTTCGAGGAGGCGGCGTACAGCGCGTACGTGGCGGAGAACAACGCGGCGGGCGCGCTGGTGCTGCGCGTGCAGGCGCGGGACGCGGACGCGGGCGCCAACGGGCGCGTGAGCTACTGGCTggcgggcggcagcgcgggcgcggcgggcgcggcgccgcTGGTGTCGGTGGAGGCGCGGAGCGGCGCGCTGTACGCGCAGCGCTCCTTGGACTACGAGCAGTGCCGCGAGTTCACGGTGGCCGTGCGGGCGCAGGACGGCGGCTCGCCGGCGCGCAGCTCCACGGCCACGGTGCGCGTCTTCGTGCTGGACCGCAACGACAACGCGCCCAGGGTGCTCTGGCccgccgcggccgggccgggagagGCTGCGGGAGGGGCGGCGTCGGCGCCTTTCGAGGTGGTTCCGCGCTCGGCCGAGGCCGGCTACctggtggccaaggtggtggCGGTGGACGCGGACGCGGGGCGCAACGCGTGGCTGTCGTACGAGCTGGTGCAGGCGTCGG CGGCGCTGTTCCGCGTGGGGCTGCACAGCGGCGAGGTGCGCACGGCGCGCGACGTGGGCGAGCGGGACGCGGCCAAGCAGCGGCTGGTGGCCGTGGTGAAGGACCACGGGCAGCCGGCGCTGTCGGCCACGGCCACGCTGCACGTGGTGCTGGCCGAGAGCTTGCAGGAGGCGCTGCCGGAGCTGAGCGAGCGGCCGGCGGGcgccgaggcggcggcggcggcggccgagctGCAGTTCTACCTGGTGCTGGCGCTGGCGCTGCTGTCGGCGCTCTTGGTGCTGAGCGTGGCGCTGGCCGTGCTGGCGCGGCTGCGCCGGGCCGAGCCGCCCGCCGTGCTGCGCTGCCTGGGCGCGCAGCGCTTCTCGCTGGCCGGCGCCGCCTTCCCGGCCGACTTCTGCGAGGGCACCTTGCCCTACTCCTACAACCTGTGcgtgccgccgcccgcccgcgccgtGCCCGAGGCCGcttggccgccgccgccgccggtgccCATCCTGTCGGCGGAGGAACTTCTGTGTGAGGAGCCTTTGGAGAAGCCGAGCTCCAACAGCAGCGCCGTCGAGGGAGAGGTGCCTGCTAATCCCGACGCACCGCAGGTCTGTGAAACC GTCTAG
- the LOC134424973 gene encoding protocadherin gamma-A10-like, translating to MCSAGRRWGRRQRALLWAVLLAAWEAAWGQLRYSVSEEMPKGSFVGDVAKDLGLQLPEINGNAVRVVSESTTQYFALHRKTGHLVTAERIDREQLCRLVDKCVLRCELIVEGQMQVYGIEIEITDINDNAPSFRQAEKELRVSETAALGSRFPLAQAHDPDSGRNSLQSYELSGDEHFSLAVQAGPGGDQRPELVLAKALDREEAAFHELVLRAMDGGDPARTGTARIRVTVLDANDNAPVFSQAEYMVRVPEDVPVGSVLVTVTATDADEGANGHVKYSFHKISDRASEVFNLDSETGEITVNDGLDFEEISSHELEVQAHDGGDLSDTAKVVITVTDVNDNVPKISVRSALNEISEDAPPGTIVALLHVQDRDSGANGDVRCSLDGGVPFRLEKSYEDYYRVVTARELDREHVSEYNVTVRAADGGSPSLQSSAVLALRVLDVNDNAPVFAEERYSARLAENNAAGALVLTVRATDADWGQNARVRYRLAEGRVRGAPLSSYVSVQAETGALYALRSLDYEQLRELQLCVRAEDGGAPALSSNVSVRLQIVDENDNAPQVLYPPAAAAAAAWSGVELAPRRSEAGALVAKVVAVDADAGQNAWLSYELAKATEPGLFRVGLHSGEVRTARSPLARDAARHSLVVLVRDHGRPALSATATLSVVLAESVAELLAELGSAAHEAAAPGEPAASLTRWLVLAVAAVSCLFVAFLLLLLALRLRRCHRQQLLPPDSGASRGVPVSHFVGIDGVRAFLQSYSHDVSLTADSRKSHLRFSAASCCDTLPARPPPDEPAPLLGDEDTATVLPSDHAPPSGYCWPSENE from the exons ATGTGCTCGGCGGGGAGGCGCTGGGGCCGGCGGCagcgagctctgctctgggccgtGCTGCTGGCGGCGTGGGAGGCGGCGTGGGGGCAGCTGCGCTACTCGGTGTCCGAGGAGATGCCCAAGGGCTCGTTCGTGGGCGATGTGGCCAAGGACCTGGGGCTACAGCTGCCGGAGATCAACGGTAATGCCGTCCGTGTTGTCTCGGAAAGTACGACGCAGTATTTCGCTCTGCACAGGAAGACGGGACATTTAGTGACGGCGGAGAGGATCGACAGAGAGCAGCTGTGCCGGCTGGTGGACAAATGCGTGCTGCGCTGTGAGCTGATAGTTGAGGGACAGATGCAGGTTTATGGAATCGAAATAGAAATCACGGACATTAACGACAACGCGCCGAGCTTTCGACAGGCAGAAAAAGAACTGAGAGTGAGCGAGACGGCAGCCCTAGGGTCGCGGTTTCCCCTGGCCCAGGCTCACGACCCTGACTCGGGCCGGAATTCGCTGCAGAGCTACGAGCTGAGCGGTGACGAGCACTTCTCGCTGGCCGTGCAGGCGGGCCCCGGCGGCGATCAGCGTCCCGAGCTGGTGCTGGCGAAGGCGCTGGACCGGGAGGAGGCGGCGTTTCACGAGCTGGTGCTGAGGGCGATGGACGGCGGCGATCCGGCACGGACGGGCACGGCTCGGATCCGCGTGACGGTGCTGGACGCGAACGACAACGCGCCCGTGTTCAGCCAGGCGGAGTACATGGTGCGTGTGCCCGAGGACGTGCCCGTGGGCTCTGTCCTCGTCACCGTCACAGCTACGGACGCCGACGAGGGTGCGAACGGACACGTGAAATACAGCTTCCATAAAATTTCCGACCGAGCCTCAGAAGTTTTCAATCTCGATTCTGAGACAGGAGAAATAACTGTTAATGACGGCTTGGATTTCGAGGAAATCTCCTCCCACGAACTTGAGGTTCAGGCACATGACGGAGGAGACCTCTCTGATACTGCAAAAGTCGTGATCACTGTGACCGATGTCAATGACAATGTGCCCAAGATTTCGGTGAGGTCGGCTCTTAATGAGATCTCGGAGGATGCCCCTCCGGGAACTATTGTCGCACTCTTACATGTGCAGGACCGGGACTCGGGGGCCAACGGCGACGTTCGGTGCTCTCTCGACGGAGGCGTCCCGTTCCGGCTGGAGAAGTCCTATGAAGACTACTACCGTGTGGTGACAGCGAGAGAGCTGGACCGGGAGCACGTGTCGGAGTACAACGTGACGGTGCGGGCGGCCGACGGCGGGTCGCCGTCGCTGCAGAGCAGCGCGGTGCTGGCGCTGCGGGTGCTggacgtgaacgacaacgcgccggtgTTCGCGGAGGAGCGCTACAGCGCGCGGCTGGCGGAGAACAACGCGGCGGGCGCGCTGGTGCTGACGGTGCGCGCCACGGACGCGGACTGGGGGCAGAACGCGCGCGTGCGCTACCGGCTGGCGGAGGGGCGGGTGCGGGGCGCGCCGCTGTCGTCGTACGTGTCGGTGCAGGCGGAGACGGGCGCGCTGTACGCGCTGCGCTCCTTGGACTACGAGCAGCTGCGCGAGCTGCAGCTGTGCGTGCGGGCGGAGGACGGCGGCGCGCCGGCGCTGAGCAGCAACGTGTCGGTGCGGCTGCAGATCGTGGAcgagaacgacaacgcgccgCAGGTGCTGTACccgccggcggcggccgcagcggCGGCGTGGTCGGGCGTGGAGCTGGCGCCGCGGCGGTCGGAGGCCGGCGCGctggtggccaaggtggtggCGGTGGACGCGGACGCGGGGCAGAACGCGTGGCTGTCCTACGAGCTGGCCAAGGCCACGGAGCCGGGGCTGTTCCGCGTGGGGCTGCACAGCGGCGAGGTGCGCACGGCGCGCTCGCCGCTGGCCCGCGACGCGGCGCGCCACAGCCTGGTGGTGCTGGTGCGGGACCACGGGCGGCCGGCGCTGTCGGCCACGGCCACGCTGAGCGTGGTGCTGGCCGAGAGCGTGGCCGAGCTGCTGGCCGAGCTGGGCAGCGCGGCGCacgaggcggcggcgccgggcgagCCGGCCGCCAGCCTGACGCGCTGGCTCGTGCTGGCCGTGGCCGCCGTCTCGTGCCTCTTCGtggccttcctgctgctgctgctggcgctgcgcCTGCGCCGCTGCCaccgccagcagctgctgccgccgGACAGCGGCGCCTCGCGCGGCGTGCCCGTCTCGCACTTCGTGGGCATCGACGGCGTGCGCGCCTTCCTGCAGTCCTACTCGCACGACGTGTCGCTCACGGCCGACTCGCGCAAGAGCCACCTGCGCTTCTCGGCCGCCAGCTGCTGCGACAccctcccggcccggccgccgcccgaCGAGCCCGCGCCGCTGCTCGGAGACGAGGACACGGCCACCGTCCTCCCCTCAGATCACGCCCCTCCCTCG GGCTATTGCTGGCCTTCTGAAAATGAGTGA
- the LOC134424974 gene encoding protocadherin gamma-B5-like has translation MAVRRRQRLGPGGGRALLAALLLLLCVWRRAAAERVRYAIAEELGRGSLVGPLARDLGLSADELPARKLRLSEEKQYFTVNEENGNLYVNERLDREEMCGESATCSVSFEALVHNPLNIFHVEVSIEDVNDNSPVFSNAVLDLEIGEWTLPGARFPLEMARDMDVGRNSLLSYQLTSNPSFTLAMKEGRGGKKQPELVLESALDREKQNFFELLLTALDSGEPTRSGTVQVRINVTDLNDNPPVFSKGVYEARVAENLSAGSLVLRVQATDADAGANGRVLYSFGNVPESIRTLFTIDIESGEVRTAGPLDFEEQSKYGFRLEARDGGGLTDHCEVQIGITDENDNAPEITVLSLSSPVPEDAPTGTVVALLKVRDRDSGENGQVTCELSGEAPLSIVASSGGSYKVVTSGALDREQASEHRVTVVARDRGRPALRSSRELVLEVSDVNDNAPVFEEAAYSAYVAENNAAGALVLRVQARDADAGANGRVSYWLAGGSAGAAGAAPLVSVEARSGALYAQRSLDYEQCREFTVAVRAQDGGSPARSSTATVRVFVLDRNDNAPRVLWPAAAGPGEAAGGAAAAPFEVVPRSAEAGYLVAKVVAVDADAGRNAWLSYELVQASEPALFRVGLHSGEVRTARAVGERDAAKQRLVAVVKDHGQPALSATATLHVVLAESLQEALPELSERPAGAEAAAAAAELQFYLVLALALLSALLVLSVALAVLARLRRAGPPAVLRCLGAQRFSLAGAAFPADFCEGTLPYSYNLCVPPPARAVPEAAWPPPPPVPILSAEELLGGKPLEKPTSNSSAGEGEVPANPDAPEVCETGTRIWL, from the exons ATGGCGGTGAGGCGGCGGCAGAGGCTTGGGCCGGGCGGCGGGCGAGCGCTGCTggccgcgctgctgctgctgctgtgcgtgTGGCGCCGGGCGGCGGCCGAGCGGGTCCGCTACGCCATCGCCGAGGAGCTGGGCAGAGGCTCGCTCGTGGGGCCGCTGGCGCGGGACCTGGGGCTCAGCGCGGACGAGCTGCCGGCGCGCAAACTGCGACTGAGCGAGGAGAAGCAATACTTCACGGTGAATGAGGAGAACGGGAACCTGTACGTGAACGAGAGGCTGGACCGGGAGGAGATGTGCGGCGAGTCGGCGACCTGCTCTGTCAGCTTCGAGGCGCTGGTGCACAACCCTCTGAACATTTTCCACGTCGAGGTGTCCATTGAGGACGTGAATGACAATTCTCCGGTCTTCAGCAATGCTGTTCTGGACCTCGAGATTGGTGAATGGACGCTTCCCGGTGCTCGTTTTCCTTTGGAGATGGCCCGCGATATGGATGTGGGCAGAAACTCCCTTTTGAGTTACCAGCTCACTAGCAACCCGTCCTTCACATTGGCCATGAAGGAGGGCcgtgggggaaaaaaacaaccgGAATTGGTGCTGGAGAGCGCACTGGACCGAGAGAAGCAGAATTTTTTTGAACTCCTGCTGACAGCATTAGACAGCGGGGAACCTACGAGGTCTGGGACTGTGCAGGTTCGCATCAACGTGACTGATTTAAACGACAACCCGCCTGTCTTCAGCAAAGGTGTCTACGAGGCGCGAGTGGCAGAGAATCTTTCAGCGGGGTCTCTGGTGCTGCGGGTGCAGGCGACGGATGCGGACGCGGGTGCTAACGGGCGAGTCCTTTATTCCTTCGGCAACGTCCCGGAAAGCATCCGCACGCTGTTCACTATTGATATTGAGAGTGGCGAGGTCAGGACGGCGGGTCCCCTCGATTTCGAGGAACAGAGTAAATACGGCTTTCGGCTGGAGGCGAGGGACGGTGGAGGGCTCACTGATCACTGCGAAGTGCAGATTGGTATCACGGACGAGAATGACAATGCGCCCGAGATCACGGTTCTATCCCTGTCGAGTCCTGTGCCCGAGGATGCCCCGACAGGTACTGTGGTGGCTCTGCTGAAAGTTCGGGACCGGGACTCTGGCGAGAACGGTCAGGTGACGTGTGAGTTGTCGGGAGAGGCGCCGCTGTCGATTGTGGCGTCGTCGGGCGGCTCGTACAAGGTGGTGACATCGGGCGCGCTGGACCGCGAGCAGGCGTCGGAGCATCGCGTGACGGTGGTGGCCCGGGACCGGGGCAGGCCGGCGCTgcggagcagcagggagctggtgctggaggtgtcggacgtgaacgacaacgcgccggtgTTCGAGGAGGCGGCGTACAGCGCGTACGTGGCGGAGAACAACGCGGCGGGCGCGCTGGTGCTGCGCGTGCAGGCGCGGGACGCGGACGCGGGCGCCAACGGGCGCGTGAGCTACTGGCTggcgggcggcagcgcgggcgcggcgggcgcggcgccgcTGGTGTCGGTGGAGGCGCGGAGCGGCGCGCTGTACGCGCAGCGCTCCTTGGACTACGAGCAGTGCCGCGAGTTCACGGTGGCCGTGCGGGCGCAGGACGGCGGCTCGCCGGCGCGCAGCTCCACGGCCACGGTGCGCGTCTTCGTGTTGGACCGCAACGACAACGCGCCCAGGGTGCTCTGGCccgcggcggccgggccgggagaggctgcgggaggggcggcggcggcgcctttCGAGGTGGTTCCGCGCTCGGCCGAGGCCGGCTACctggtggccaaggtggtggCGGTGGACGCGGACGCGGGGCGCAACGCGTGGCTGTCGTACGAGCTGGTGCAGGCGTCGGAGCCGGCGCTGTTCCGCGTGGGGCTGCACAGCGGCGAGGTGCGCACGGCGCGCGCCGTGGGCGAGCGGGACGCGGCCAAGCAGCGGCTGGTGGCCGTGGTGAAGGACCACGGGCAGCCGGCGCTGTCGGCCACGGCCACGCTGCACGTGGTGCTGGCCGAGAGCTTGCAGGAGGCGCTGCCGGAGCTGAGCGAGCGGCCGGCGGGcgccgaggcggcggcggcggcggccgagctGCAGTTCTACCTGGTGCTGGCGCTGGCGCTGCTGTCGGCGCTCTTGGTGCTGAGCGTGGCGCTGGCCGTGCTGGCGCGgctgcgccgggccgggccgcccgccgTGCTGCGCTGCCTGGGCGCGCAGCGCTTCTCGCTGGCCGGCGCCGCCTTCCCGGCCGACTTCTGCGAGGGCACCTTGCCCTACTCCTACAACCTGTGCGTGCCGCCGCCCGCCCGAGCCGTGCCCGAGGCCGcttggccgccgccgccgccggtgccCATCCTTTCGGCAGAGGAGCTTCTGGGCGGGAAGCCCTTGGAGAAGCCGACCTCCAACAGCAGCGCCGGCGAGGGAGAGGTGCCTGCCAATCCCGACGCACCAGAGGTCTGTGAAACC GGAACACGCATCTGGCTCTAA